From the genome of Brevibacterium sp. JSBI002, one region includes:
- a CDS encoding helix-turn-helix domain-containing protein, with amino-acid sequence MTRYNLRQADIAEILGFAQRNVSKRIRGEMPFRIDELLAIARYMGISLSQLLGEGIVNEKNPQPVELTEGSATSVAGGGFEPPTSGL; translated from the coding sequence ATGACGCGGTACAACCTGCGACAGGCGGACATCGCCGAGATTCTCGGATTTGCCCAGAGGAATGTGTCGAAGCGGATTCGCGGCGAGATGCCGTTCCGGATCGATGAGCTGCTTGCCATCGCCCGGTACATGGGCATTTCGCTTTCGCAGCTGCTGGGAGAGGGCATTGTGAATGAGAAGAACCCCCAGCCAGTTGAACTGACTGAGGGTTCTGCCACTTCGGTGGCGGGGGGAGGATTTGAACCTCCGACCTCCGGGTTATGA